In Rhodamnia argentea isolate NSW1041297 chromosome 5, ASM2092103v1, whole genome shotgun sequence, the DNA window GGCAGGGCATTGCTAGGAGGCTTGTTAAAGCTGCTCTGCAAGAAGCggcgaagaagagagagatgaggtaCTCGGACTTGAAAAAGATTGACCGTGGTGTCCGTCGCCATTTCCATGATGACATCACGGTGATCGTTGTGTTTCTCGACTCCAACCTCGTGAGCAGGGCAAGCTTGACAAAACCCCCCAACATATCCATCAAAGCGGGTGGAATCAACTTGCGCCCCAACACATTGGCTCCTTACTCCGCGAATGGTGCCACTTGAAGATGCTGCAATTTTTCACACATGTGAATAGGATACCGGGCAGCTTCCTTTAGTAAGAGGGGGCGGGCCATCGAATTCTTTAGTGTACACAGCGACGTCTTTTAACGTAGAACCGATGCTTTTAGCTTCTGGgttgatgggaaaaaaaaaaaaaggaacggaACTGTTGACCAAAAGTTTCCTACGTTAATTTAGTATTAGGACAGTTGCTCTCTATgcacttcctttttctttttcgctctcGTGCGCTTTTTAGCTTTGtacatttgcaatttttttctccGGGAAAATGATTTACCATATCTAGTTACTTATGTAAAGCAAGAAATGTCTAAGTTTGTGGTACCCATTTGGTGGTTTTAACATTTTCAACGGAGGGAGTTTCTGGTTCTTGTGGGGAAAGTCTGCACCATCAGTTTGCTATTGGGGCAGAGCAATGTCCAAGATGGGAAGTGATTGAAACCAGTCTATCTTTTAGAGTGAAAGACAAAGATCAGATAGCCTCCCTCATTGATTGTGGCCAGCCATTGGGTAGTGCCTGCTTGTGCAGAGCCTAGCTGGCACTGGTGCATCAGGCCAACTGATGGGTCAATGATGGCTTAGGCCACCCTGGACTGAATTGGCCGGATTTGATTCAGACGCAGCACAGCACTTTTGCTTGCTAATGGGACAATGAAGTGTGTCGGCTGGCTAGTGGAGGTGATCAGATGTATGTTCCTCCATGTATAGGGTCTACGTATTCTATGTTGGTTTGGACAGTTTGAATCTGGTGGGTCTCGCGAATGATCAATAAAATCATTCCAAAATTCCAACTCAGACACTTATGGAGGGTAGTGTTATGGCCTCCTTTTGGGGTGGAGGGAAATAGGGGTCGAGATACAAATAGGATTATGGTCTAATGGAGTGAGAAGCTTCAGGGACCGCCTTCTTTGTATTACAACAGGAGTTTCATAATCGCCATAGGAATATTTGATTTGAGACATAGCTAATTCTCGCGTTGGAGATAGGCCGTCACCATCGCTCCCATTGTAATGCTAGTGGGAATTGAGCTGGCTGGATCCTACGTCTGGCACAAGCCCAATCGATACTGCAGACAAACCAAGAATTTTTCTAAAACCAAAGGGCCATATGGAGACTCGAACCTGGGACCAAGAAAAACGCTTGAAATTTCGGTATCTATTGCCTTGAATCAAACATCGTTGATGTTCTTTTTTACATGCTGGAACATAGGAAACGCAGTACTCATCCCATTCCTTATTCTATGCCAGTACAGAGCATCAAAGTCACACTGTGAACTGCCTCTTCCAGTATGCCTTTGTTATTATCTTGTAAGAGTTCGACTCTTCTATCACGAAAGGGAGATATTTCTCGAGAAATCTTTTGGTATCGCTAAACACGCTGTGGCCTCAAGAATCGTAATGGTGTTGCCGTCAAATTGGTAGCAGGTCCAACGCAAGATTCACTTTCTGCGAGAGCAATTCCTCGATACCCAATATTTAATTGGTTCAAACACCATCGTATCTATTAAATCGGGCAAGACTCGTCATGAAAATCATCAGTCCATCGGTTTGACATGGATCCAAAAATGGATTTCTCCTTGCATGACCATGAAGACAACGGTAATCATGAGCAAAACGCCGGTTGTCCGGCCTAAGCAACTAGTAGACCTAGATCAACAAGCATGACCAACGCTTGAAACTCAAGATGACGCCATGCTCGCCGAAGAAAGGCTGTTGAATAGTGAACGTATCTAAGATGCCCAAAATCACCTTGGTTATTGGTACATAAAAGCGTTTCATATTTATAGACACAGAGAGAGGAGTTAGGTCCCAAGGGAGAGGGAACAAAAGTACTCCCGAGCAAGACCGATAAATGCATTTGACTGCATCCAACTGAAGAATTTAGACGTAAGTCTTAATTTGGTAGAGAAGGCCTAAACCTGGAAGGAAACGCTCAAAAGCATTCTATCAATTTCTCATTACAGATTGACAAACAACTTCCTCCAAAGCAGCAAGTTTGTGTGGAGAAAGTACATAATCATACCCGCAGTATGATTTTACTGTGAGACAACATGCGAGAGTTATGAATGCGCAGATAGTCAAATCATAGCATGAGCTTTGTGGCAAAACATTACTGAAAGTTTCCGATTCAACACAATTCAAGATGCTCCTGTTCTAAGAACTTCTCAAGGCTTAAAATAAACAGGAACAACTTTGCTAAAGCTTATGAAGGAAAAGCTCTCAAACACAATGGGTAAAATTGCTAAGAGGTAACAATGTCTTTAGTAGTAGATGTCTGTTACGTTGCTGaacaaaatgcaaaagcaaTTCAAGCTTCACTTCTTTGTATAGTGGATTTTGTACAATGTGCAATGAAATGCATCCTATAGGAGCTCAGGCATGATCATGCAATGAATAGTTACAGGTTGCGGGTTCGACTTAATGCAGCAATCATCTCCCAACCCTACCTAAGATACAAGGAAGCAAAGAGCTGAGAAAACAGGATGAATTCGCTAATTACAGCAGCAGGAGAATGTATTCCAAGAAAAGGGACAATGTCCACCTGTAACCAGCTCTCTACTGCTGAACCCACGACAGCTCCAGCCACAAGCCCTCCTATGGTTATTATAGTGGCCTTACCTGCAAAAGCACACAAGGCCAGTGAAATCGTTTGCTTGGCATGAATGACATGGGGTTGGATCCTATTAACAGAGGGGCTATATCTCTAAGAGAAAATCCTACCTAGCTTGACATTCTTTTTGGTCATAAAGTACAGGGAAGCTCCAAAGCTAGATGCAAGGATCAAACCAGGAACATCAGCCCCCGCATAAGGTGCTACAGACAGTGTGGAAGCTCCATTGACATAGGTTAAAACAATCAATGCACCATATACACCAACTTGTAGGCCCAAGTCTCGAGTTGACGGTGCTTCAACGGACAAGATCGAATTCTTGACAGTAGTTTGCAACCATTGAGGCATTGAACCCATGGTAGGAGTACCGATTGGTTTAACATCAGCATAGCGAATGCTACTGCTCACAACTTTTCCAGCTCTCCGCTGAGTCAAACTTCGCATGAGCAACATATCATATGCAGCCTCTACCTATAAAAAGTTTATCCGCAGAAAATGTCTATCAATTACCTGCCTATAGCCACCATCTAATCTTTTTCAATACTTGCAACGATGAAATATCCAACAAGTACATTAGCTAGAAGAGGAAATCAGTTGATTGGGACACATTTGATGAGATCATCTGAATATTAACCAACACGGAGAAAGCCAATCAGAATAACAGACCATACTCTACAACATAACATGCAAACCTTGAACTAGGCATAAGTTTTTCTGGGTTAGCACAATTTCCAAAAGAACAAACCAAACACAGCTATGTGTGGTTTCAACATCATGTTTAAGATCCATCAAAAGGTTGAGACTTTGGGTTATCACcgattatatgaaaataatgTATCATCACTTATCACAGGGCCAAGCAAATTTCTGAATaataaggctccatttgtttaacggaaaatatatgatttggaaatgttttcataaaaatgatcactcatgtcgcttaaaataattagtcaataaataatatttccattattgacaacaatttgtctaaatattttggtaaaaaaaaaatttccgtttgttcttttttgtaaagcgatataagcaattattttgaaaatatatttcaaatcattcaatttccgcaaaacaaatgcACCCCAACAAAAACAGATAGATTAAGATACATTCCTAAATTTTAACACTTGGGGAATGATATTCATCCAGAACTACATTCTTTTCTTCAAAGTTGTAACCTTTTGTTTCCTGAAATATTCTTAGAAAatagattttatctttttaagtCACTTATTAAATTCAATATCTGCTTTCTTACATCATTAAAAAGGACAACTGGACAAGCAACACAATCAAGCCGAAGTCCTCTTGCATTATACAAATATTTTCAGTTGTGATAAACATAGTCGCTGACATCATGGTTGTGTCACGAGATCAGAAAGACATAAACCACTTATTCAGAAACTAGTATGCAAGGGACAAGCTTATTTAATTCATAATTAGGGTTGAATTTCACTATGAAGCATTTGCTTGGGGCCGCTCATGGGGTAacatctaacatgaaaaagtaaaagatcTTTTAGTAGTTTTATCATAGAAATTAAACTGAAGAACAACATTGACCGCAAATTTAAAAGTATTACTAGCAAATGCTCtaccaaatataatatcacaAGGCAATCCCAGCTATTTTTTGCGATTGTCAGGGCATGCCACTAGACAAACCAATTTTGAGGCAAATCCCCAGCTTATGTAGGCAAGAATTGTGTATCCAGGAATATGAAAATCTCTATTACAACATGCACACCAGTGTACACCCAAATATATGGATATCATACATCCATActatagagaaagcgaaaacctTAGACAAAATGCATGCATCACTAATATAATGCTCTATATAATACAAGGTGGTAAGCACACAATGAAGGCCCATACAAAGAAGCAGAAGGCCATATATAAGGTGGTAAAGCACACAATGACTACTGCATTTTTCCCTCCATTTGGGACAGGAATAAAAATCTTCACATCCACATTCTCCTCTAATCATCCATAGACCaggaggataaaaaaaaaaggtggcagCAAATGCAACAAATTCGAAAGTGAAGGAAAGAGAACGAGCACCAGAAACGTGCATACGAAGGCCCTATATCAGGGCACTGCACTAAAAATGAAACCACAGAGAAACTATGCCTCCCAATGCTTTCTCAAAAGTGTCTGTGTCTGAAAAAGAACGACcttaaaagaaagaaggaaaaaaaaaagacctcacAGTAGTAGACAAGTAGGAATGAATAGACTATCATCTCACCCCACACCCATCAAACATCTGAAGCAATCACATGTGGCAACAGAGCACATATATCGCCTGTCCAAACTCGTTTCTATTTGTTCATTTGAGCGAAAGAAGTCGCACTAAAATAATCCTCACAATTGCCTGTAAAGGAAAAAATACCGCTCGTGATACAATTTTTATGCACCTCCCACTCCCAGATGAGTAGTTACCCCTCACTTCAGTCAAGCACTTTTGCTGTTTTCTACCTTGTCAGACAAATTCATTTATCACGAAATCAAAGGTTTGAACACTGGTATTCACAtcataattggaaaaaaactcACAAGAAACACCATATTCATCTACTGAATCATACAGGGAAAACCTTTCTGATGAATTA includes these proteins:
- the LOC115728062 gene encoding protein CHAPERONE-LIKE PROTEIN OF POR1, chloroplastic; this translates as MAATTLSVRPNRLSPGSPLPKTPVHLPHALRPAGGRAEAWRGVGSPPPQRRTGGLLAQAGSRADDSAPFEMSVENALKLLGVPDTASFDEILRAKNSIVASCKDDKEAVAQVEAAYDMLLMRSLTQRRAGKVVSSSIRYADVKPIGTPTMGSMPQWLQTTVKNSILSVEAPSTRDLGLQVGVYGALIVLTYVNGASTLSVAPYAGADVPGLILASSFGASLYFMTKKNVKLGKATIITIGGLVAGAVVGSAVESWLQVDIVPFLGIHSPAAVISEFILFSQLFASLYLR